The following are encoded in a window of Manihot esculenta cultivar AM560-2 chromosome 8, M.esculenta_v8, whole genome shotgun sequence genomic DNA:
- the LOC110621158 gene encoding LOW QUALITY PROTEIN: uncharacterized protein LOC110621158 (The sequence of the model RefSeq protein was modified relative to this genomic sequence to represent the inferred CDS: deleted 2 bases in 1 codon; substituted 1 base at 1 genomic stop codon) gives MVLDIILPIFTEIIKDPIYKYVIVPVKRHISYTFKSESKVTRLQDEAERLKDKRERLQQSVDQATRNGKEIFENVTKWLTSADQTIKEADELIQGKEQVKKWCFIGLCPNLQTRHMLGRNSEKKTSAIYKLLNEGELDSISYLPPPKQIAAESVYSREALHSRVSILKEIMGALKDPNLNMIGVYGMGGVGKTTLAKEVHRQAQDDKSFDVVVMVAVSQTPDVRRIQEEIAEVLGLDLREEGMLLRANRLCERLKKEKKVLIILDDIWKQLDLKAVGIPFGDDCRGCSILLTSRRRDVLSREMGTQKEFSLEVLQEKEAWSLFEMTVFDAEDPKLPPIATEIVKKCAGLPLLIHKVAMDLRRCESYKWNDKLKQLSDFDNEEIEEKVHSVLKSSYNNLPPELGSFFLLCGLFGQSNIQIQSLLKYSMGLGLFKRVVTVEDMRNKVFTLIDDLKAECLLLDGDMDGFVKMHDVVRDTALSIASRKHHAFIGINGTFPMELPNKDCTTISLPYCDIQELPQWMECPKAELLSLFTEDLSLEVPDLFFEGIRKLKVVDFTGMRFISLPSSIGFLINLHTLCLHRCQMNDVVIIKELKQLGVLSFADSYIVELPRQIEELTQLKLLDLGNCSKLKVIPANVLSKLSLLEALYMNNSFVQWDVKGISNEGNASLTELEQLSRLTTLEIQVLDAKIIPKTLFSHGLRRYKIFIGDVWGWHGNYETSKTLKLKLKTSIHLEYGVKELLRDTEDLYLDEVSGVENILFDIDREGFPRLKHLHVQNDVVIQHVINSTKWAACHSFPILESLFLENLLNLEEICHGKLEAGSFSKLRILEVRNCERLTNLFLLPTKIEAPVIDESENNNEVVEFGQLCSLKLINLPHLQFFCAEMKVAQGTEVRRKQSAAIPEFEEFVSEHELGAHSSLFNRMVSFPNLEDLQLTSINCENIWHDHLSTTSSNLTCLILNGCHNLKYLFTAHIVSSLLQLKKLEIENCRSIEEIILTEVAERKESVTKILFPNLDKLRLYLLPKLVRFCNGCPVEFPCLRELDISYCDVLMCFVPSVPLAGMMAKEGNTKMNDNPKIQSLFDEMVAFSNLETLKLHEMSMLKSIWHDQLTANSFCKLKSLRISECRNLVTVFSWNVLERFKRLEELQLDFCASLQEIYHLEGFNIEEGNVIAAFELRDLSLRWLESLKHVWSKDPQGLFTFENLKSVRVDGCKVLKNLLPTSIAKGLLQLEQLEINDCGVEEIVAKAEGVELTPYFFKFPRLTYLELSKLPELRSFYPGTHTCEWQKLRCLKVYDCRRLVKFASEFSAYQQGDGKDQHNIPIQPPFFLLEKVSPKLEELTLESEDLTAIQLGQLPFDCFSKLKVLTLSGLQNEPRPFLLSFLRRHCYLEKVHAFGGNLEELFSHGGFVGEEEHARPLARVKHLELSNVDSLKCIWKQDPQVEPLLQYLQSLRVDNCKDLINIAPSSSSFLNLATLHVVHCDGLTHLIMASTAKTMVQLTNMRISYCPSLTEIVSSDGDHMEDEIIFSKLKYLELEYLTSLTSFFAGNHALSFPSLENVIVTGCYKMKIFSHGILITPKLRGILLKRDADKQHWEGDLNATIACQLTERVGSFFQVSEFPELWHNGNQGRLFLNVESLVVDKHALSSKAISANLLQFLSKLRKIEVRDCDSLEVVFDMEGLSTDDGQVGLLPRLSELKLKNLSMLKHLWNKDPGEILDLKNLRLLQVQNCGSLEYIFTKSMAFCLRQLQKIEILKCNMLEGIIGVEAEESTSENKMIFPSLESVVLQCLPKFSSFCLGSSNMEYPLKKMSIYDCPSMKTFFSTPRRAQKPGKDDEGREHRLDKMFPNLEELSLDSKSTLLILQSEFSTQLFSQVKVCELRFFPNKSPASLSGFLPRFSNLKELGVRDSSLKELFRFETLCGDQEDATILPRIRVVKLYNLGDLIXHILVQDCQRQDPLFQYIETLELRSCANLINLAPLSASFQNLTTLLLCECNRMKNIVALSVAKSMVQLVKLSLKSCRMLMEIVGSEEDGTADEIVFSKMKTLELTDLQSLTSFCLGSCTFKFPSLQQVTVAYCPNLRIFCSGVLCTPKLQSVEVTSYNNLANKEWRWERNLNATIEQLYNEAVGFQRIWDLTLSNFPLLKEKWHAQVPFEYLRSLKKLVVECSFFSNAIPSNLLQHLCWLRVLVVQKCDSVEEVFDLEGLNADEVHFRLKESLSELHLIDLPRLRHVWNVDHIGILSFENLKLLKVHNCSNLTNIFTVSMALGVVNLQYLEVKRCSLMEQIITKVSDVEMMSDNTIFPSLQSLSLECLPNLSSFYSGCNVLKCPSLKKVEVVDCPKMELLPSRFYKEQDSNMIVEGNEEKVYDGDLDISVVAAFFGAKVAIQSLEELRVEWNNIKDKLGENSQAEYLSRLKVIELTCFAGESALLPSDFLRSLPSLKRLVLCNASVEEIILHHMNIGEEKYPQSLTWLKELKLSKLPELKHLVDEDSQPVPILQNLETLEVLECSRLEILVPSLVSFQNLVSLEVSKCHGLRNLITASAATNLVQLRRMNIKECESLQEIVRSEADGAEDDIGFNQLEYLGLNDLPCLTSFCSGNYAFNFPSLEKVMIRECYNMKIFAEQALSTPKLMRVQTGEKPYEWEWEGSLNSTIQAYYSWKW, from the exons ATGGTTCTGGACATCATTCTTCCCATTTTCACTGAGATCATTAAAGACCCCATATACAAGTACGTTATTGTCCCTGTCAAAAGACACATCAGTTACACTTTCAAGAGTGAGAGCAAGGTTACCAGACTCCAGGATGAGGCTGAGCGATTGAAGGACAAAAGAGAGAGGTTGCAGCAATCCGTTGATCAGGCTACAAGAAATGGGAAAGAGATCTTTGAGAACGTTACCAAGTGGTTGACCAGTGCAGACCAAACTATTAAAGAGGCTGATGAATTGATCCAAGGCAAAGAACAAGTGAAGAAGTGGTGTTTCATTGGCTTGTGTCCTAATTTGCAGACACGCCACATGCTCGGCAGAAATTCAGAGAAGAAGACTTCAGCAATTTATAAGCTTCTGAATGAAGGTGAACTTGATTCAATTTCCTACTTGCCTCCTCCAAAGCAGATAGCGGCTGAATCTGTGTATAGTCGCGAGGCCTTGCATTCAAGAGTGTCAATTTTGAAGGAAATAATGGGTGCCCTAAAAGATcctaatcttaatatgattggCGTGTATGGAATGGGCGGTGTGGGGAAGACCACACTAGCCAAGGAAGTCCACAGACAAGCCCAAGATGACAAGTCATTTGATGTTGTGGTTATGGTTGCTGTATCTCAGACACCAGATGTCAGAAGGATTCAAGAAGAAATTGCTGAAGTCCTGGGTCTTGATCTTCGTGAGGAGGGAATGTTGCTAAGAGCAAATCGATTGTGTGAGAGgttgaagaaagagaagaaggttCTTATAATTCTTGATGATATTTGGAAACAACTTGATTTGAAGGCAGTAGGAATTCCATTTGGGGATGACTGCAGGGGATGTAGCATATTGCTAACCTCAAGGAGACGAGATGTATTATCTCGTGAAATGGGCACGCAGAAAGAATTCAGCCTTGAAGTTCTACAGGAAAAAGAGGCTTGGAGTTTGTTTGAGATGACCGTGTTTGATGCTGAAGATCCAAAGCTGCCTCCAATAGCAACTGAAATTGTCAAAAAATGTGCAGGATTGCCCCTTCTTATACACAAAGTTGCTATGGACTTGCGAAGGTGTGAGTCATATAAATGGAATGATAAGTTAAAGCAACTATCTGACTTTGATAATGAAGAAATAGAGGAAAAAGTACACTCGGTTCTTAAGTCGAGCTACAATAATTTGCCTCCTGAACTCGGATCATTTTTCTTGCTTTGTGGTCTGTTTGGACAATCCAATATTCAGATCCAGAGCTTGCTAAAGTACAGTATGGGACTAGGTTTATTTAAACGCGTAGTCACTGTTGAAGACATGAGAAACAAAGTATTTACTTTGATCGATGACCTCAAAGCTGAATGCTTGTTGCTAGATGGTGACATGGATGGATTCGTAAAAATGCATGATGTTGTTCGGGATACTGCTCTCTCAATTGCATCTAGGAAGCATCATGCATTTATAGGTATAAATGGTACTTTCCCAATGGAATTGCCCAACAAAGATTGCACCACAATTTCTTTGCCTTACTGTGATATCCAAGAACTTCCTCAATGGATGGAGTGCCCAAAAGCAGAGTTGTTGTCACTTTTCACTGAAGATCTTTCCTTGGAAGTCCCTGATTTATTTTTTGAGGGCATTAGAAAACTTAAAGTAGTGGATTTTACTGGGATGCGTTTCATATCCTTGCCTTCATCAATTGGTTTTCTGATAAACCTTCATACCTTGTGCTTGCATCGATGCCAAATGAATGATGTAGTTATCATCAAAGAGTTGAAGCAATTGGGAGTCCTTAGTTTTGCAGACTCGTATATTGTTGAGTTGCCTAGGCAAATAGAGGAATTGACCCAGTTGAAGTTGTTAGATTTGGGCAATTGTTCCAAGCTGAAAGTTATTCCAGCTAATGTCTTATCAAAGTTGTCTCTGTTAGAAGCACTGTATATGAATAACAGTTTTGTTCAGTGGGATGTCAAAGGAATCAGCAATGAAGGTAATGCAAGCCTTACTGAGTTGGAACAATTGTCTCGCTTGACAACTTTGGAAATACAGGTTCTAGATGCCAAGATAATACCAAAAACCTTATTCTCCCATGGGTTACGAAGGTATAAAATATTCATAGGAGATGTATGGGGCTGGCATGGAAACTATGAAACATCGAAAACTCTAAAGCTCAAGCTGAAGACAAGCATTCATTTGGAGTACGGGGTTAAAGAGTTGTTGAGAGATACTGAAGATCTATATTTAGATGAAGTGAGTGGGGTTGAGAATATATTGTTTGATATCGATAGGGAAGGATTTCCAAGATTGAAGCATCTCCATGTCCAAAATGATGTTGTGATTCAACATGTTATCAACTCAACGAAATGGGCTGCATGTCATTCTTTTCCCATCTTAGAGTCTTTGTTTCTGGAAAATTTACTGAACTTGGAGGAGATTTGCCATGGTAAACTTGAAGCAGGGTCATTTAgcaaattaagaattttagaaGTTAGAAACTGTGAAAGATTGACAAATCTCTTCTTGTTACCCACTAAAATTGAAGCTCCTGTTATTGATGAAAGTGAAAACAACAACGAAGTGGTAGAGTTTGGTCAGTTGTGCTCCTTGAAGCTAATTAACCTACCGCATCTTCAATTCTTTTGCGCTGAAATGAAAGTGGCCCAAGGAACAGAAGTAAGACGCAAGCAATCGGCAGCTATTCCAGAATTTGAGGAATTTGTGTCAGAGCATGAGCTTGGTGCTCATTCATCACTTTTCAACAGAATG GTTTCTTTCCCCAACCTGGAGGATCTGCAATTAACCTCAATTAATTGTGAAAATATATGGCATGATCATCTGTCTACGACATCTTCAAACTTAACTTGCTTGATTTTGAACGGATGCCACAATTTGAAGTATTTATTTACAGCTCATATTGTTAGTAGTCTTTTGCAGCTCAAAAAACTTGAGATAGAAAACTGCAGGTCCATAGAGGAGATAATATTGACAGAGGTAGCAGAAAGAAAAGAGAGCGTGACTAAAATTCTCTTTCCTAACCTGGACAAATTGAGGCTTTATCTTCTTCCAAAGTTGGTTAGATTCTGCAATGGGTGTCCAGTTGAATTTCCATGTCTTCGAGAACTAGACATATCCTATTGTGATGTGTTGATGTGCTTCGTCCCTAGTGTTCCTCTTGCAGGCATGATGGCCAAAGAAGGCAACACAAAGATGAACGACAATCCTAAAATTCAGTCTCTCTTTGATGAAATG GTAGCTTTCTCTAATTTGGAGACATTGAAACTTCATGAAATGAGTATGTTAAAAAGTATATGGCACGACCAACTTACAGCCAATTCCTTTTGCAAATTAAAGTCATTACGTATTAGTGAATGCAGAAACCTAGTGACTGTTTTTTCATGGAATGTCTTGGAACGATTTAAGAGACTAGAGGAGTTACAGTTAGATTTCTGTGCTTCATTACAAGAGATATATCATCTTGAGGGTTTCAATATAGAAGAAGGGAATGTTATTGCAGCATTTGAGTTGAGAGATTTATCTTTACGTTGGCTGGAGTCATTGAAGCATGTATGGAGTAAGGATCCGCAAGGACTTTTCACTTTTGAGAACCTGAAATCAGTTAGAGTTGATGGTTGTAAAGTTTTGAAAAATCTCCTTCCCACCTCCATAGCCAAAGGTCTCTTGCAACTTGAACAGCTTGAAATAAACGATTGTGGGGTTGAGGAGATTGTTGCAAAGGCAGAAGGTGTGGAGCTAACTCCTTATTTTTTCAAGTTTCCTCGACTAACTTATCTTGAACTGTCAAAACTACCAGAACTTAGGAGTTTCTATCCAGGGACACATACTTGTGAGTGGCAGAAATTGAGATGTTTGAAGGTGTATGATTGTCGCCGATTAGTGAAATTCGCTTCAGAATTTTCTGCTTACCAGCAAGGGGACGGTAAGGACCAACATAACATCCCAATTCAACCACCTTTCTTTTTGTTGGAAAAG GTTAGTCCCAAGTTGGAGGAATTGACATTAGAATCCGAGGACTTGACTGCGATACAGCTAGGCCAATTGCCATTTGACTGCTTTTCCAAACTCAAAGTTCTTACTTTGAGTGGCTTACAGAATGAACCACGTCCTTTTCTACTTAGTTTCCTTAGAAGACACTGCTATTTGGAAAAGGTTCATGCATTTGGTGGTAATTTAGAAGAGCTATTCTCACATGGAGGGTTTGTTGGGGAGGAGGAACATGCCAGGCCACTGGCACGAGTGAAACACTTGGAGTTATCTAATGTTGATAGTTTGAAGTGTATATGGAAGCAAGACCCCCAAGTAGAACCTCTTCTTCAATATCTTCAGAGTTTGAGAGTTGATAACTGTAAAGATTTGATTAACATAGCACCATCCTCATCATCGTTCCTAAATCTAGCAACTCTTCATGTGGTGCACTGTGATGGATTGACACACCTCATAATGGCTTCCACAGCCAAAACTATGGTGCAACTCACTAACATGAGAATCTCCTATTGCCCCAGTTTGACAGAAATAGTGTCAAGTGATGGAGATCACATGGAGGATGAGATTATTTTCAGCAAACTTAAGTATTTGGAACTTGAATATTTGACTAGTCTCACCAGCTTTTTCGCAGGGAATCATGCCTTAAGTTTCCCATCTTTAGAAAATGTCATTGTCACCGGATGTTATAAAATGAAGATTTTTTCTCATGGAATCTTAATCACGCCAAAGCTACGTGGAATACTACTGAAAAGAGATGCAGACAAACAGCACTGGGAAGGAGACCTTAATGCGACAATAGCATGTCAGTTAACAGAACGG GTTGGCTCATTTTTTCAAGTATCTGAATTTCCTGAACTCTGGCATAATGGGAACCAAGGGAGACTCTTCCTCAATGTAGAATCACTAGTGGTGGATAAACATGCATTATCCTCCAAAGCCATATCAGCCAATCTGCTGCAATTCTTGAGCAAGTTGAGAAAGATTGAGGTAAGAGACTGTGATTCGCTGGAAGTAGTTTTTGACATGGAAGGGCTATCTACTGATGATGGGCAAGTTGGGTTGCTGCCCCGCTTAAGtgaattgaaattgaagaaccTGTCAATGTTGAAGCATTTATGGAACAAGGATCCTGGGGAAATTTTGGACCTTAAAAATCTTAGGCTACTCCAAGTGCAAAATTGTGGCAGCTTGGAGTATATATTTACCAAGTCCATGGCATTTTGCCTCAGGCAGCTCCAGAAGATAGAGATACTGAAGTGTAACATGTTGGAAGGAATAATAGGAGTGGAGGCAGAGGAATCAACTTCAGAGAATAAGATGATATTCCCTTCATTAGAATCCGTAGTCCTTCAATGTTTGCCCAAATTTTCAAGTTTCTGTCTAGGAAGTAGTAATATGGAATATCCATTGAAAAAGATGAGCATATATGACTGTCCAAGCATGAAGACTTTCTTTTCCACACCACGAAGAGCACAAAAACCTGGTAAGGATGACGAAGGAAGGGAACACAGGCTAGACAAG ATGTTTCCTAATTTGGAGGAGTTGTCATTAGACAGCAAGTCTACCCTATTGATACTGCAATCTGAATTCTCAACGCAGTTGTTTTCCCAAGTAAAAGTATGTGAGCTGCGCTTTTTTCCAAACAAATCTCCTGCTTCTCTGTCTGGTTTCCTTCCAAGATTTTCCAATCTTAAAGAACTTGGAGTCCGTGATTCATCTTTAAAGGAGCTATTTAGATTTGAAACACTCTGTGGTGACCAGGAGGATGCCACTATACTCCCACGAATAAGAGTTGTAAAGCTATATAATCTTGGTGATTTAATTT AGCACATATTAGTGCAAGACTGTCAACGGCAGGACCCATTATTTCAATATATTGAGACTCTGGAATTAAGGTCTTGTGCAAATTTGATTAATCTTGCACCACTCTCTGCATCTTTCCAAAATTTAACAACTCTGCTACTATGTGAATGCAATCGAATGAAAAACATAGTGGCATTGTCAGTGGCCAAAAGCATGGTGCAACTTGTGAAGTTGAGTTTAAAATCTTGCAGAATGTTGATGGAAATAGTAGGAAGCGAAGAGGATGGAACAGCGGATGAGATTGTTTTCAGCAAAATGAAAACATTAGAACTTACTGATTTACAGAGCCTCACAAGCTTCTGCTTGGGCAGTTGCACTTTCAAATTCCCGTCTTTGCAACAAGTAACTGTCGCATATTGCCCCAACTTGAGGATTTTCTGTTCTGGAGTCTTGTGCACACCAAAGCTACAGAGTGTAGAAGTTACAAGCTACAATAACCTAGCAAATAAAGAATGGCGTTGGGAACGCAATCTGAATGCCACCATTGAACAATTGTACAATGAAGCG GTTGGATTTCAAAGGATCTGGGATTTGACACTGTCCAACTTTCCcttgctgaaagaaaaatggCACGCACAAGTTCCATTTGAGTACTTACGCAGTTTAAAAAAATTGGTGGTGGAGTGTTCATTTTTCTCAAATGCTATACCATCAAATCTACTGCAGCACTTGTGCTGGTTGAGAGTTCTCGTTGTACAAAAATGTGATTCAGTAGAAGAAGTGTTTGATTTGGAAGGGCTAAATGCTGATGAAGTTCATTTCAGGCTCAAAGAAAGTTTAAGTGAACTGCATTTAATTGATTTGCCTAGGTTGAGGCATGTGTGGAATGTGGATCATATAGGAATTTTGAGCTTTGAAAACCTGAAATTGCTGAAAGTTCATAATTGCAGCAACTTGACTAATATATTCACCGTGTCCATGGCTTTGGGCGTTGTAAACCTCCAATATTTGGAAGTAAAACGATGTAGCTTGATGGAACAGATCATCACAAAAGTGTCGGACGTGGAAATGATGAGTGACAACACCATTTTTCCATCATTGCAGTCCTTAAGTCTGGAGTGTTTGCCCAACTTGTCGAGCTTTTACTCCGGATGCAATGTTCTAAAGTGTCCATCCTTGAAAAAAGTTGAAGTAGTTGACTGTCCAAAGATGGAACTATTACCTTCAAGATTTTATAAGGAACAAGATTCAAACATGATTGTTGAGGGAAATGaagaaaaagtttatgatgGAGACTTGGACATTTCTGTTGTGGCTGCTTTTTTCGGTGCCAAG GTTGCAATCCAAAGCTTGGAAGAACTGAGAGTGGAATGGAACAATATAAAGGACAAGTTGGGTGAAAACTCTCAAGCTGAGTACTTGTCCAGACTGAAAGTCATTGAGCTGACATGCTTTGCTGGTGAATCTGCGCTCTTGCCATCTGATTTCCTTCGAAGCTTACCGAGCCTGAAGAGACTCGTTCTCTGCAATGCTTCTGTTGAAGAAATAATCCTTCATCACATGAACATTGGTGAGGAAAAATATCCTCAGTCGCTCACATGGTTAAAAGAACTAAAGCTATCTAAGCTGCCAGAGCTCAAGCATCTTGTGGATGAAGATTCCCAACCAGTCCCTATTTTGCAGAATCTGGAAACTCTTGAAGTATTGGAATGCAGCAGATTGGAAATTTTAGTTCCATCCTTAGTATCTTTCCAGAATCTAGTGTCTTTGGAAGTATCAAAATGCCATGGTTTAAGGAATCTGATAACAGCCTCAGCGGCTACAAATCTTGTCCAACTCAGAAGAATGAATATAAAAGAATGTGAAAGCCTGCAAGAAATAGTAAGGAGTGAAGCAGATGGAGCTGAAGACGATATTGGGTTCAATCAACTAGAATATCTTGGACTTAATGATCTACCATGCCTCACCAGTTTCTGTTCAGGTAATTATGCTTTCAATTTCCCATCCTTGGAAAAGGTGATGATTAGAGAATGCTACAACATGAAGATATTTGCTGAGCAAGCGTTGAGCACACCAAAGCTAATGCGAGTTCAAACAGGAGAAAAGCCCTATGAATGGGAATGGGAAGGCAGCCTTAACAGCACCATTCAAGCCTATTATTCATGGAAATGGTGA
- the LOC110619970 gene encoding serine/threonine-protein phosphatase 4 regulatory subunit 2-A, whose translation MAMAPTENSEQSVALCNDAEHREANMVPNSLNHGGVESKPEFDREEVRGILEVIASTGKFWHDWDKLRSMISFHLKQVLSEYPEAKMTNEEQSARLGETYTELVKRLDEALHSFDEGPPFTLQRLCEILLAARSIYPNLSKLALALEKNLLVTSTLTACMDPYPQAMQKLDEPDKAHEVPQLQSNSIQNGVEPMVDGDEIMAEVQEADIDDDMTIDMEAFEEIVGSSESNSTPTGNS comes from the exons ATGGCGATGGCTCCAACTGAAAATTCAGAGCAATCAGTCGCTTTATGCAACGATGCTGAGCACCGCGAAGCTAATATGGTTCCCAATTCCTTAAATCATGG AGGTGTAGAATCCAAGCCTGAGTTTGACAGAGAAGAAGTTAGAGGCATTCTTGAAGTTATTGCATCCACTGGGAAATTTTG GCATGATTGGGACAAATTGAGGAGCATGATATCCTTTCATTTGAAGCAG GTTTTATCAGAGTATCCTGAAGCAAAAATGACCAATGAGGAGCAAAGTGCTAGACTGGGAGAAACTTATACTGAACTGGTGAAGAGGTTGGATGAAG CTCTTCATAGTTTTGATGAAGGTCCTCCTTTTACCCTGCAGAGACTCTGTGAG ATCCTATTGGCCGCAAGAAGTATCTATCCAAATCTATCTAAGCTTGCCCTTGCTTTGGAGAAG AATTTGTTGGTAACCTCTACATTAACAGCTTGTATGGATCCTTATCCACAAGCAATGCAAAAGCTAGATGAACCAGATAAAGCACACGAGGTACCACAGCTGCAATCCAATTCAATACAAAATGGGGTTGAACCTATGGTAGATGGGGATGAGATAATGGCTGAGGTGCAGGAGGCTGATATTGATGATGATATGACCATTGATATGGAAGCCTTTGAAGAAATAGTTGGATCATCAGAATCAAATTCTACACCAACTGGAAATTCATAA
- the LOC110621157 gene encoding cytochrome P450 89A2: MEIWFIALLTLSFSLLFNSFFSLLKSAGKSSRRIPPGPSTIPIISSLLLLLKSFSQLESILQDIRAKYGPIITLRIGSRPAIFVASNSLAHQALVQNGAAFADRPPALAVSKIITSNQHNISSASYGPTWRLLRRNLTSEILHPSRIKSYSHARKWVLDILINRLKSQSENGNVVHRVKDHFQYAMFCLLVLMCFGDKLEEEKIKQVEEVQRRLLLSFSRFSILNFWPSLTKILFYKRWNELLQLRRYQEKVLIPLIRARKNAKIENLSKDKEDKVEKEDFILSYVDTLIDLHLPHENRKLEEGEIVSLCSEFLDGGTDTTSTALQWIIANLVKYPHIQEKLFMEIKDVVGVEETEVKEEYLQMMPYLKAVILEGLRRHPPGHFVLPHAVREDAVLDGFLVPKHGTINFMVAEMGWDPKVWEDPMAFKPERFLNKGEAFDITGSREIKMMPFGVGRRICPGYGLAMLHLEYFVANLVWNFKWMAADGDEVDLSEKQEFTVVMKNPLKAQISPRMKTQNF, from the coding sequence ATGGAAATCTGGTTCATCGCCCTGCTCACTTTATCCTTCTCTCTACTCTTCAActccttcttctcccttctcaaatcCGCCGGAAAATCCTCTCGGAGAATTCCTCCAGGTCCGTCTACCATTCCCATCATTAGCAGCCTTCTTTTGCTCCTCAAATCTTTCTCCCAACTCGAGTCTATTCTTCAAGACATACGTGCCAAATACGGCCCTATCATCACCCTCCGCATCGGCTCTCGCCCTGCCATCTTCGTCGCCAGTAACTCCCTCGCCCATCAAGCTCTTGTCCAAAACGGAGCTGCTTTCGCCGACCGTCCTCCGGCCCTTGCTGTCAGCAAAATAATTACCAGTAATCAGCACAATATCAGCTCTGCCTCCTATGGACCAACTTGGCGGCTTCTCCGCCGTAACCTCACCTCTGAAATCCTCCACCCTTCGCGTATCAAATCCTATTCCCACGCTCGCAAATGGGTTCTCGATATTCTTATTAACCGCCTCAAATCTCAATCAGAAAATGGTAACGTTGTCCACCGTGTTAAAGACCATTTCCAATATGCTATGTTCTGCTTATTAGTTTTAATGTGTTTCGGAGACAAGCTCGAGGAAGAGAAGATCAAACAAGTAGAAGAAGTTCAGCGTCGCTTGCTGCTGAGTTTCAGTCGTTTCAGTATACTAAATTTCTGGCCAAGTTTGACAAAGATATTATTTTACAAACGCTGGAATGAGCTCTTGCAGCTTCGACGGTACCAAGAAAAGGTGTTGATTCCCTTGATCAGAGCAAGAAAGAACGCCAAGATTGAAAATTTAAGCAAAGATAAAGAAGATAAAGTGGAAAAGGAAGATTTTATACTATCATATGTTGATACTCTGATAGATTTGCACCTCCCACATGAGAACAGAAAGCTTGAAGAAGGGGAaattgttagtttatgctctgAATTTCTTGATGGAGGTACGGATACTACATCCACAGCCCTGCAATGGATCATTGCAAATTTAGTCAAGTACCCACACATTCAAGAGAAGCTTTTCATGGAAATTAAGGATGTTGTTGGGGTTGAAGAGACAGAAGTTAAAGAAGAATATTTGCAGATGATGCCATATCTGAAAGCAGTGATTTTGGAAGGATTAAGGCGACACCCACCAGGGCACTTTGTGTTGCCACATGCTGTGAGAGAAGATGCTGTTCTTGATGGATTTCTGGTTCCAAAACATGGAACTATAAATTTCATGGTTGCAGAGATGGGTTGGGATCCAAAAGTGTGGGAAGATCCAATGGCATTTAAACCTGAAAGGTTTTTGAATAAAGGAGAGGCCTTTGATATAACTGGAAGCAGGGAGATAAAGATGATGCCTTTTGGAGTAGGGAGAAGGATTTGTCCTGGGTACGGTCTGGCAATGCTTCATTTGGAATATTTTGTGGCAAATTTGGTTTGGAATTTCAAGTGGATGGCTGCTGATGGAGATGAAGTGGACTTGTCAGAGAAGCAAGAGTTCACTGTGGTTATGAAAAATCCACTAAAAGCCCAAATATCTCCCAGGATGAAGACTCAGAATTTCTGA